Within Mongoliitalea daihaiensis, the genomic segment CAGAGCTTTTTTCAGGAAAAGATAGGAGTATCCTTCGGTTATTGCCCAAGGAGCTATCAAGTGCTGACTGGGAAAATCACACACATACCTATGCTTTGTTACGTTCGTTGATAGACTTCATCTCTGGCATGACAGATAAGCATGCCTTAGCATTGTATAGAAGAGTGAAGGGAATTGCCTTACCGGGTGCCTGATAATTATAGGCGCATTTCATTGGCTTTGTTGACAAGCTCAGCTACCGAAGATACACCTAGCTTTGCGTGAATCTTTTTGCGGTGAGTTTCTACTGTATGCTGAGAGAGGGCTAGATCATCAGCAATTTCACGATTGGTTTTGCCATCTCGGATTTTTTTGATGATTTGTAATTCACGTTTAGAAAGTCTAAACTTATCGCTGAAAAAATCAGGAAAAGTACTATTTTCAATTTCATTTAAGATTTTGCGATAGTCGGCAATGTAACTTCCTTCATATACCTCTCGAATGGTATAAATAAGTTCATCAGTATCAGAATCCTTGAGCATGTAAGCACTAGCGCCGGCCTTAATGCATTTATCGAAAATCAATGGATCATCGTACATAGAAAGCACAATCACTTTGATTTTTGTACTGACCTCCTTGATGGCTTTGATCACCCCAATTCCATCGAGACCTGGCATGTTCATATCAGTAAGAGCAATGTCTATTGATTTTTGTTGTGCGAATGTGGCTAACTCATTACCAGTAAAAAAAATTCCTTTTATTTTAAAATCCTCCTCCTCCTCCAACAAGGACTTAATACCTTTCGCAAAAAGTTTGTGGTCATCAGCTATCGCTATACGGATCATTGAGAGTAAAGTGAGGTAAATATGTCTGAATATAGGCTATATACCGAATTTAGGCAAAAAAAGTTCAATAGAAGTGCCATTTCCTACGCTACTGGTAATTCTCAAAGTACCTCCGATGGTTTCCATACGTTTTTTCAGATTGATTAGTCCTGAACCATCCCCTCTCACCTGTATATCAAAACCTACTCCATCATCTCGCAGATGAATGCAGGTATGCTGATCCTGCTCATGGATAGTTATAGAGATATGGTTAGGACGGGCATGCTTGATGGCATTATTGATGCACTCTTGAATGATACGGATCAGGATCAATTTCTCATCCTTGTTCAACATCAGTTCTGGAACACGTGATTCAAATGAGGTCGTACAAAACTCCGCATGTGTAAGCTTATCCAATTCCTTTTGGATGAAAGTTTCCAAGGAATATCCTTCCAGCCATTCTAGGTTCAATATTTTAGATAGTCCCCGTACTTCCCGGATGATATCATTGATCATAAACTTTCCGTTGGCTACTTTTTCAGGTTTAGCACTGGAAAGGTTCATTTTTGCCAAGGATAGTAGTTGACCGATGTTGTCATGGAGTTCCCGTCCTACAAAACTTAGGGTTTCCTCCCTGATTTCTTTCTCCACATTCAACATGGTTTTTTCATACTCGGTTTGTATGGCTTTCAGTTTTTCTTGGTTTTTGATCTGTTTTTGACGGTGATACAAAAGCATTAAAACTATAAAAGAAACCATCAAGAGCATCAAAAAGATACC encodes:
- a CDS encoding response regulator, whose product is MIRIAIADDHKLFAKGIKSLLEEEEDFKIKGIFFTGNELATFAQQKSIDIALTDMNMPGLDGIGVIKAIKEVSTKIKVIVLSMYDDPLIFDKCIKAGASAYMLKDSDTDELIYTIREVYEGSYIADYRKILNEIENSTFPDFFSDKFRLSKRELQIIKKIRDGKTNREIADDLALSQHTVETHRKKIHAKLGVSSVAELVNKANEMRL
- a CDS encoding sensor histidine kinase, encoding MENEGSGLFVIILMGIFLMLLMVSFIVLMLLYHRQKQIKNQEKLKAIQTEYEKTMLNVEKEIREETLSFVGRELHDNIGQLLSLAKMNLSSAKPEKVANGKFMINDIIREVRGLSKILNLEWLEGYSLETFIQKELDKLTHAEFCTTSFESRVPELMLNKDEKLILIRIIQECINNAIKHARPNHISITIHEQDQHTCIHLRDDGVGFDIQVRGDGSGLINLKKRMETIGGTLRITSSVGNGTSIELFLPKFGI